A genome region from Ctenopharyngodon idella isolate HZGC_01 chromosome 5, HZGC01, whole genome shotgun sequence includes the following:
- the ddr2l gene encoding discoidin domain-containing receptor 2 produces the protein MLLYLLLAILLTNINGQIDPAHCRYPLGMEDGRIKNDDITASSQWYETTGPQYARLNHEEGDGAWCPAGQLQPSDVQYLQLDLRQLIFLTVVATQGRYARNSGNEYARKYRLEYSRDGRRWISWRNRLGSEIIMGNINTYDSVVRDLHPPIITRFLRLIPVTDAVHTVCMRVELFGCAWQDGLTAYSSPEGQTMMAPGYPITPLNDSTYDGALERRKLSGGLGQLTDGVIGQDDFVQRRQYRLWPGYDYVGWRNDSLGPGYVEMEFQFDRQRNFTSMKVHSNNMFSRGVKIFSSVFCVFKLHLISEWEAEPVEFHTVLDDRNPSARYVTVPLKHRSATALRCRFYFADTWMMFSEISFQSATNVLPTQRPPVLTPPSYEVNSKVPETTQKTEDQTTPSKTGSPEEGSTSILIGCLVTIILLLVVIIFLILWCQYVCKVMEKAPRRILEEEVTVRLSSSSDTIILQTPPVPPRVSLDPPYERIFLLDPQYQDPAALRNKLPELSQSAEDSACSGGYAEPDVTLCTPHQCFQSSVPHYAETDIISLQGVTGSNMYAVPALTVDSLTRKDISVAEFPRERLLFREKLGEGQFGEVHLCEAEGLAEFLGEGAPLPEQDGRPVLVAVKQLRADATSNARNDFLKEIKIMSRLNNPNIIQLLCVCVSSDPLCMVTEYMENGDLNMFLSQREMESTLTHANNIPSVSIADLLHMSVQISSGMKYLASLNFVHRDLATRNCLLDRHLTIKISDFGMSRNLYSSDYYRIQGRAVLPIRWMAWESILLGKFTTASDVWAFGVTLWEIFTLCKEQPYSLLSDEQVIENTGEFFRNQGRQIFLSAPPLCPSSLFELMMRCWSRDIADRPSFHRLYQALRTFAPHS, from the exons GTTAAACCATGAGGAGGGGGACGGCGCCTGGTGTCCTGCTGGTCAACTGCAGCCCTCAGATGTTCAGTATCTTCAGCTTGACCTTCGTCAGCTCATCTTTCTCACAGTGGTTGCAACGCAGGGTCGCTATGCACGCAACTCCGGCAACGAGTATGCACGCAAGTACCGTCTGGAGTACAGTCGTGATGGACGCCGCTGGATCTCCTGGAGAAACCGTCTTGGCAGTGAG ATTATAATGGGCAATATAAACACCTACGACTCAGTGGTGAGAGACCTCCATCCTCCCATCATCACTCGGTTCTTGCGCTTGATTCCTGTCACCGATGCTGTACACACTGTGTGTATGAGAGTAGAGCTGTTTGGATGCGCCTGGCAGG ATGGCCTGACGGCGTACAGCTCTCCAGAGGGCCAGACCATGATGGCTCCTGGATATCCCATCACACCTCTCAATGACTCCACGTATGACGGGGCCCTGGAACGCAG GAAGCTGTCTGGGGGGCTGGGTCAGCTGACGGATGGTGTGATTGGTCAGGATGACTTTGTACAGAGAAGGCAGTACCGGTTGTGGCCCGGATATGACTACGTGGGCTGGAGGAACGACAGCTTGGGCCCTGGATATGTAGAGATGGAGTTCCAGTTTGACAGACAACGAAACTTCACCTCTATGAAG GTTCACAGTAATAACATGTTCTCTCGGGGTGTGAAGATCTTCTCGTCCGTGTTCTGTGTGTTTAAATTGCATCTCATTTCTGAGTGGGAAGCAGAGCCGGTGGAGTTTCACACCGTTCTAGACGACCGGAACCCAAGCGCTCGTTATGTGACCGTCCCGTTAAAGCACAGATCGGCCACGGCTCTGCGCTGTCGCTTCTACTTTGCTGACACTTGGATGATGTTCAGCGAGATCTCATTTCAGTCTG CAACTAATGTGCTTCCTACCCAGAGGCCTCCAGTGTTGACCCCTCCTTCATATGAAGTTAACAGCAAAGTACCAGAAACTACACAAAAAACAG AGGACCAGACGACGCCATCAAAGACGGGCTCACCTGAAGAGGGCAGTACatcgattctgattggctgtttagTGACTATTATTCTCCTGCTGGTGGTGATCATCTTCCTGATTCTGTGGTGCCAATATGTGTGCAAAGTCATGGAGaag GCTCCCAGGCGTATTTTGGAGGAGGAGGTGACCGTGCGTTTGTCCTCTAGCAGTGACACTATAATCCTGCAGACTCCCCCGGTGCCCCCGCGTGTCTCCCTCGACCCCCCTTATGAGAGGATCTTCCTTCTGGACCCCCAGTATCAGGATCCCGCTGCGCTCAGGAACAAACTTCCAGAGCTGTCTCAAAGCGCAGAGGATTCTG CCTGTAGTGGAGGATATGCCGAACCCGACGTTACCCTTTGCACCCCACACCAGTGTTTTCAGAGCAGCGTGCCGCACTATGCTGAAACTGACATCATTAGCCTGCAGGGCGTCACCGGCAGCAACATGTACGCCGTTCCGGCCCTCACCGTAGATTCCCTGACACGGAAAGACATCTCGGTGGCCGAGTTCCCTCGAGAGAGACTGCTGTTCAGAGAGAAACTGGGAGAAGGCCAGTTTGGTGAG GTACATTTGTGTGAAGCCGAGGGTTTGGCAGAGTTTCTGGGAGAGGGTGCACCGTTACCAGAGCAGGATGGCAGGCCGGTGCTGGTAGCAGTTAAACAACTCAGAGCGGATGCCACCAGTAATGCCAG AAATGACTTCTTGAAGGAGATAAAGATCATGTCACGTCTGAATAACCCGAACATCATTCAGCTGCTGTGCGTGTGCGTGAGCTCCGACCCGCTCTGCATGGTGACGGAGTACATGGAGAACGGAGACCTCAACATGTTCCTGTCccagagagagatggagagcaCACTCACACATGCCAACAACATTCCGTCTGTCAG CATTGCTGACTTGTTGCACATGTCGGTGCAGATCTCTTCTGGGATGAAGTACTTGGCTTCTCTGAACTTTGTGCATCGTGATCTGGCCACACGGAACTGCCTCCTGGACCGCCATCTCACCATAAAGATCTCTGATTTTGGCATGAGCAGAAACTTGTACAGTAGCGATTACTATCGTATACAGGGGCGCGCTGTGCTGCCCATACGCTGGATGGCCTGGGAGAGCATCCTACTG gGGAAGTTCACAACAGCTAGTGATGTGTGGGCATTTGGAGTAACTCTGTGGGAGATCTTCACTTTATGCAAGGAGCAGCCCTACAGCCTGCTGTCTGATGAACAGGTCATCGAGAACACCGGCGAGTTCTTCAGAAACCAGGGGAGACAG ATCTTTCTCTCCGCCCCACCACTCTGTCCATCCTCTCTGTTCGAGCTGATGATGCGCTGCTGGAGTCGTGACATCGCAGACCGGCCCTCTTTTCACAGATTGTATCAGGCCCTGCGAACTTTTGCGCCCCACTCATGA
- the pheta1 gene encoding sesquipedalian-1, with amino-acid sequence MKLNERSVAHYATCNSPPDKTGFLFKKGERNTAYHRRWFILKGNMLFYFEERESREPIGVIVLEGCTVELCESESEEFAFAVKFDCVKARVYKMAAESQAAMESWVKALSRASFDYMRLVVKELERQLEEVQGERLLQAKNKAKKHQSQVQGAEAGLRTAAPSLQNAAITGPLQEGLSSRENGVSWSKNSGVANGVSEGCAWDGDCSAKAEGVRPPPVPPRRKTNGGSLESPVSPGTGCFSKLHDWYGKEVAELRIEWLQSK; translated from the coding sequence ATGAAGTTGAATGAGAGGAGTGTGGCGCATTATGCCACATGCAACTCTCCTCCAGACAAGACAGGCTTCCTCTTTAAGAAAGGGGAACGAAACACGGCGTACCATCGCCGCTGGTTTATTCTGAAGGGCAACATGCTGTTCTACTTCGAGGAGAGGGAAAGTCGAGAGCCCATTGGCGTCATCGTCCTGGAAGGCTGTACGGTGGAGCTCTGCGAGTCTGAGTCCGAAGAGTTCGCCTTCGCCGTTAAATTCGACTGCGTCAAAGCGAGGGTGTACAAGATGGCTGCGGAGAGCCAGGCCGCTATGGAATCGTGGGTCAAGGCTCTGTCACGAGCCAGTTTCGACTACATGCGACTGGTTGTGAAGGAGCTGGAGAGGCAGCTGGAGGAGGTACAAGGAGAGAGATTGTTACAAGCGAAAAACAAGGCGAAGAAACACCAGTCGCAAGTGCAGGGAGCAGAAGCGGGCCTCCGAACCGCCGCCCCGTCCCTACAGAATGCCGCCATAACGGGGCCTTTGCAGGAGGGGCTGTCTAGCAGAGAAAACGGGGTGTCTTGGAGTAAAAACAGTGGTGTGGCAAATGGTGTCAGCGAGGGCTGCGCCTGGGACGGGGACTGCAGCGCAAAGGCAGAAGGAGTCAGACCACCTCCGGTACCTCCGCGGAGGAAGACCAATGGCGGGTCACTCGAGAGCCCCGTTTCTCCTGGCACAGGCTGCTTCTCCAAACTTCATGACTGGTACGGCAAAGAAGTGGCTGAACTGAGAATAGAATGGCTGCAGAGCAAATGA